From Juglans regia cultivar Chandler chromosome 8, Walnut 2.0, whole genome shotgun sequence, the proteins below share one genomic window:
- the LOC108993671 gene encoding uncharacterized protein LOC108993671: MTTYIVNVDGVNVKTSVTDGAFVDSFITELALSCNYMNISSPPLIGLDLINMEVVPQSLFNFLSAPVFCFVGVGIVHYSLSLLKRYHGLECRNVVDLMPFLKLAVFSGQVGIEPKPLSVLMGDWSAGNLSMEQIESAASDAFTYFEFGKLFLG, translated from the exons ATGACAACATATATAGTGAATGTTGATGGGGTAAATGTGAAAACCTCAGTGACAGATGGAGCTTTCGTGGACAGCTTCATCACCGAACTCGCACTCTCCTGCAACTACATGAACATCTCCAGTCCCCCACTCATTGGCTTGGAC CTCATTAACATGGAGGTCGTTCCTCAGTCTTTGTTCAACTTTCTCTCTGCACCTGTCTTCTGTTTTGTTGGGGTCGGGATAGTACATTACTCCTTAAGCTTGCTTAAAAGGTACCATGGCCTTGAATGCAGAAATGTTGTGGATCTAATGCCATTTCTCAAGTTGGCGGTTTTTAGTGGGCAAGTTGGTATTGAACCCAAGCCTTTGAGCGTCCTCATGGGGGACTGGAGTGCTGGGAATCTTAGCATGGAGCAAATTGAGAGTGCTGCTTCTGATGCATTCACTTATTTCGAGTTTGGCAAATTGTTTCTCGGTTGA
- the LOC108993712 gene encoding uncharacterized protein LOC108993712, with translation MATRSDQDNDDDFSELYKEYTGPQGSTRSTTTNSQDREKTNKRSLTGSDEEEEPPRDPNAVPTDFTSREAKVWEAKSKATERIWKKRKEEELICKICGESGHFTQGCPSTLGANRKSQDFFERVPAREKHVKALFTEKLIEKIENDIGCKIKMEEKFIIVSGKDRLILAKGVDAVHKVIKEESDQRVSSSSHMERSRSPEQSPAHARLRRSNSQKSHSGPQNASPLPQRFGRQERVLEDHSHNDLRKFSRGSPQAYGNNGARGRLSNSKSPTRPPYPGKSYNSYDRNNQSMSAYRTDGWDSERRGSDMQTGHQFDYPASSQTLEELELEFKREAMEMGKIRDKEEDEESYRHREAIKEMREKYMKQLATLKGTHAKQWEEFLQIDAQRRQQQAPRQLPSSGFGGYKQRGYSEYDGPLANPQYAGANLALDTRSQYSNPMENYTSRPRDKFGAFQRQRREEYGKPYNRY, from the exons ATGGCAACAAGATCAGACCAAGATAATGATGACGACTTCAGTGAACTTTACAAGGAGTACACGGGTCCTCAGGGATCAACAAGATCGACGacaaccaattcacaagatAGGGAAAAGACAAACAAAAGGTCTCTTACGGGTTCCGATGAAGAAGAGGAACCTCCCCGTGACCCAAATGCTGTTCCAACTGATTTCACTAGCCGAGAAGCCAAGGTTTGGGAAGCCAAGTCGAAAGCTACTGAGAGAATttggaagaaaaggaaagaagaggAACTGATTTGCAAAATATGTGGAGAGTCTGGTCACTTCACTCAG GGGTGCCCCTCTACTCTTGGAGCAAATCGCAAGTCTCAAGATTTCTTTGAAAGGGTGCCTGCTAGAGAAAAGCATGTAAAAGCACTTTTTACAGAGAAACTTATagaaaagattgaaaatgatATTGGCTGCAAAATCAAGATGGAGGAGAAGTTTATCATTGTTAGTGGCAAGGATAGGTTAATTTTGGCCAAAGGTGTGGATGCCGTGCACAAAGTGATTAAGGAGGAAAGTGATCAAAGGGTTTCTTCTAGTTCCCACATGGAAAGATCTAGGTCACCTGAACAAAGCCCTGCTCATGCAAGGTTGCGACGATCTAATTCCCAAAAGTCTCATTCCGGTCCTCAGAATGCATCACCCCTTCCGCAGAGGTTTGGTAGGCAGGAGAGGGTTTTGGAAGACCATAGTCACAATGATCTGAGGAAGTTTTCAAGGGGCTCTCCACAAG CTTATGGTAATAATGGAGCCAGAGGTCGTTTGAGCAATTCAAAGTCTCCAACACGTCCTCCTTACCCAGGCAAGTCATATAATTCATATGATCGTAATAATCAGAGCATGAGTGCTTATAGGACTGATGGATGGGATAGTGAGAGGAGAGGATCTGATATGCAAACTGGTCATCAGTTTGATTACCCTGCCTCCAGCCAAACATTAGAAGAGCTAGAGTTGGAGTTTAAAAGGGAGGCAATGGAAATGGGAAAAATTCGTgacaaggaagaagatgaagaaagttACAGGCATCGTGAG GCTATTAAGGAGATGAGAGAAAAGTACATGAAGCAACTCGCCACTCTCAAGGGCACACATGCAAAACAGTGGGAGGAGTTTCTCCAAATTGATGCCCAGCGGCGTCAACAACAGGCACCACGGCAATTGCCCTCTTCTGGTTTTGGTGGTTATAAACAGCGTGGTTATTCTGAGTATGATGGCCCCTTGGCCAATCCTCAATATGCTGGGGCCAATTTAGCCCTTGATACACGAAGTCAATATTCAAACCCCATGGAAAATTACACTTCAAGGCCTCGTGACAAGTTTGGTGCATTTCAGCGTCAAAGACGCGAAGAATATGGAAAACCTTACAATCGATACTAA